The Lebetimonas sp. JH292 genome contains the following window.
CTGCAATTTCTTTTAATTGCGCCTTGGTAATTTTTCCGACTTTGTCTTTAAGGGGATTTGAACTACCCTTCGCTATACCTGCAGCTTTTTTTAAAAAGTCTGTCACAGGTGGTTGTTTTGTAATAAAAGTAAAGCTTCTGTCTGCATAAACAGTAATTACAACAGGAATATTATATCCCATCATATCTTTTGTTTTTTCATTAAAAGCTTTACAGAATTCCATAATATTAATACCTCTCTGACCCAAAGCCGGACCTACTGGAGGTGACGGATTTGCTTTACCTGCCGGGATTTGAAGTTTTAATACATCAATTACTTTTTTTGCCATCTTGTGTCCTTTTATACGATTTTTTCAACTTTTGTGTAATGAATTTCAACAGGAGTGCTTCTTCCAAAAATTGTAACGTTAAGTTTTAACATTCCTTTTTCATAATCAAAATCTTCTACTTCCCCTGTGAAATTCGCAAACGGACCTTCGTTTATTCTAACTATTTCACCTTCTTCAAAAGAAACTTTTGGTTTTGGTGCGCTTTTTTGTTTAGCTTTCTCTAAAATAAGCTCAACATCTTCTTTTTTAAGAGGAGTTGGTTTTTTAGATTCACCAATGAATCTACCAACTTTTGGAAGAGATTGTATTTTATGCCAAAGCGCTGTATCTAAATTGGCTTCCAAAAACACATAACCAGGATATATGCTTCTTTCATAAACTTTTTTTTGAGAATTTTTAACTTCCAATACTTCTTCTGTAGGAACAACTACCTGAGAAATATTTTCTAAATGTTCTTCGTTTTTTAAATTTTCAATTGCTTTTTTAACTGCCAATTCACTTCCAGAATAGACCTGTAATGCATACCAATCCATAATATTCCTTATAATACAGCTTTTAATATTCCGCTCATTATCAGATCAATTAGACCTAAAAATGCTGTAACGACCGTCACTACAGCAACCACTGAAATAAAAGACTGTTTAACTTCATTTGCACTTGGGAAAATTACTTTATCCAATTCAATTTTTGCTTCTTTTATATAATCGCTCAAGCTTCTAATATTAAATTTTTCATTTTTCATTTTTTATTCCCCATTTTTACTGTTCACTACTCACTATATTTATACCTCTTCCAAAAATTGGTAATGGCAGGGCAGGAGGGACTCGAACCCCCAACAAGCGGTTTTGGAGACCGCCGCTCTACCATTGGAGCTACTGCCCTGTGGAGCGGGCGACGGGACTCGAACCCGCGACCCTCAGCTTGGAAGGCTGACGCTCTAGCCAACTGAGCTACACCCGCTCACCAGGCCGCTATATCTAACAGCCTGGAAAGAGGGTGAACTTAATATTAAACCCCACAAAAATTTATATTTTTGCGGGGAGCACCCAATTAAAGTTTTGATTCTTTATGAACAGTATGCTTATTGCACCATTTGCAATATTTTCTCATTTCAAATTTTTCAGGATGTCTTCTTTTTTCTTTTGTAGTATGATAATTAAATCTACCACACTCTGTGCATTTTAGATGAATAATTTCTCTCATCATTATCCTTTAAAAATAAGGGGGAAACCCTTATTCAATAATTTTTGTAACAACTCCGGCACCTACAGTTCTACCACCTTCTCTGATAGCAAATCTTGTACCTTCTTCAAGTGCGATTGGAGCAATTAATTCTACTGTTAATTTTACGTTATCCCCAGGCATACACATTTCAACGCCTTCTGGTAATTGAATGCTTCCTGTTACGTCAGTTGTTCTGATGTAAAATTGTGGTCTGTATCCGTTAAAGAACGGTTTATGTCTTCCACCTTCTTCTTTAGTTAATACATAAACTTCTGATTCAAATTTATGATGAGGAGTAATACTTCCAGGTTTTGCAAGAACCATACCTCTTTCAACTTCATCTTTTCCGATACCTCTTAAAAGTACCCCGATGTTATCACCGGCTTGACCTTCATCAAGTTCTTTTCTAAACATTTCAATACCAGTAACTTTTGTTGTTCTTGTTGGTTTAAATCCAACAATATCAACATCATCACCAAGTTTTACAACACCTCTTTCCACTCTACCTGTTACAACAGTACCTCTTCCTGAAATTGAGAATACGTCTTCAATCGGCATTAAGAAATCTTTATCAGTATCTCTTTCTGGTGTTGGAATGTATTCGTCAACTGCATCCATAAGCTCCATAATTTTTTCTGACCATTCACCAAGCTGACCAGCTTTTACTTCTTCAAGAGCTTTAAGAGCTGATCCAGCAATAACAGGTGCATTATCACCATCAAATTCATATTCGCTTAAAAGTTCTCTAACTTCCATTTCAACAAGTTCAAGAAGTTCTTCATCATCAACCATATCCATTTTGTTCAAGAATACTACGATAGCCGGAACACCAACTTGTCTTGAAAGCAATATATGTTCTCTTGTTTGTGGCATAGGACCGTCAGTCGCTGCAACAACTAAGATAGCTCCGTCCATTTGAGCGGCACCAGTAATCATGTTTTTAACATAGTCTGCGTGTCCTGGACAGTCAACATGTGCATAGTGTCTTTTTTCAGTTTCATATTCAACGTGAGATGTATTAATAGTAATACCTCTTTGTCTTTCTTCAGGTGCGTTATCGATTTGATCGTAATCTTTAAGTTCAGCAAATCCTTTTTGTGCCAAAACACCTGAAATAGCTGCTGTTAAAGTAGTTTTACCGTGGTCAACATGACCGATTGTACCAATATTTACGTGTGGTTTATTTCTTACGTATTTTTCTTTTGCCATTTCTTCCTCCATGTTTAAAATTTTATTTAGCTCATTTATGAACTCCAACAAGGCCTTGCTGGAGCCCATAGCCGGGATTGAACCGGCGACCTCTTCCTTACCAAGGAAGTGCTCTGCCACTGAGCTATATGGGCAAAAACACTGCTAGCAATGTTTTGTTTTACAAAACAATAGTATTTCGGGAGTTTATGAGCAGACAACCATACTCGTAGTTTGCTCAGCTCCCAGTTTGTCATGACTGGAGCGGGCGACGGGACTCGAACCCGCGACCCTCAGCTTGGAAGGCTGACGCTCTAGCCAACTGAGCTACACCCGCATATATTCCAAAAATGCCTGCACATTTTTGAAAACTCATGACTCAATGGTGGTGGGGGAAGGATTCGAACCTTCGAAGGCGAACGCCAACGGGTTTACAGCCCGTCCCCTTTGGCCACTCGGGAACCCCACCTTTTATTCTAACTGGTCAAACGCTGAATGGAGCCGGCGAAGGGACTCGAACCCCCGACCTGCTGATTACAAATCAGCTGCTCTAGCCAACTGAGCTACGCCGGCATCGTTTGTGGATTGAAATTATAAGTAAAAAACATTTTATTGTCAAGAGAAAAAAAGTTAATTTTTAAAAAATTTAATTTTAAATAACAATCATTTACATATTGAATAAAAACGTCTAAATTTTATTATAATATGTAAATCTTATTCAAAGGAATATATATGCCAAGTATTGCGCAAAGAGAGGAATTACACAGAAAAATCTGGCAAATAGCCAACGATGTGAGGGGTTCGGTTGACGGATGGGATTTTAAGCAGTATGTTTTGAGAAGCCTTTTTTATCGTTTTATAAGCGAACATTTCGCTTCTTATATGGAAGGCGGGGAAGATATAGATTATTCAAAATTTAATGATGATATGATTACACCGGAAATTAAAGACAACGCAATAAAGGAAAAAGGTTATTTCATCTATCCAAGCGAGCTTTTTTGCAATATTGTGGCAAACTGCGACAATAATGAAAACCTAAATACGGATTTGGCAAAAATTTTCAGCAATATAGAAAATTCCGCCAGCGGATATCCAAGCGAAGACGATATAAAAGGGCTTTTTGCCGATTTTGACACCACAAGCAACAGGCTCGGAAACACCGTTGCTGAAAAAAACAAAAGACTTTGTGCTGTGTTAAAAGGGGTAAATGAACTTGATTTTAGAGATTTTAAAAACAGCCATATAGACCTTTTCGGAGATGCTTATGAATTTTTGATTTCCAAATATGCGGCAAACGCCGGAAAAAGCGGAGGTGAGT
Protein-coding sequences here:
- the secE gene encoding preprotein translocase subunit SecE encodes the protein MKNEKFNIRSLSDYIKEAKIELDKVIFPSANEVKQSFISVVAVVTVVTAFLGLIDLIMSGILKAVL
- the nusG gene encoding transcription termination/antitermination protein NusG encodes the protein MDWYALQVYSGSELAVKKAIENLKNEEHLENISQVVVPTEEVLEVKNSQKKVYERSIYPGYVFLEANLDTALWHKIQSLPKVGRFIGESKKPTPLKKEDVELILEKAKQKSAPKPKVSFEEGEIVRINEGPFANFTGEVEDFDYEKGMLKLNVTIFGRSTPVEIHYTKVEKIV
- the rpmG gene encoding 50S ribosomal protein L33; this translates as MREIIHLKCTECGRFNYHTTKEKRRHPEKFEMRKYCKWCNKHTVHKESKL
- the tuf gene encoding elongation factor Tu, whose translation is MAKEKYVRNKPHVNIGTIGHVDHGKTTLTAAISGVLAQKGFAELKDYDQIDNAPEERQRGITINTSHVEYETEKRHYAHVDCPGHADYVKNMITGAAQMDGAILVVAATDGPMPQTREHILLSRQVGVPAIVVFLNKMDMVDDEELLELVEMEVRELLSEYEFDGDNAPVIAGSALKALEEVKAGQLGEWSEKIMELMDAVDEYIPTPERDTDKDFLMPIEDVFSISGRGTVVTGRVERGVVKLGDDVDIVGFKPTRTTKVTGIEMFRKELDEGQAGDNIGVLLRGIGKDEVERGMVLAKPGSITPHHKFESEVYVLTKEEGGRHKPFFNGYRPQFYIRTTDVTGSIQLPEGVEMCMPGDNVKLTVELIAPIALEEGTRFAIREGGRTVGAGVVTKIIE
- the rplK gene encoding 50S ribosomal protein L11, with product MAKKVIDVLKLQIPAGKANPSPPVGPALGQRGINIMEFCKAFNEKTKDMMGYNIPVVITVYADRSFTFITKQPPVTDFLKKAAGIAKGSSNPLKDKVGKITKAQLKEIAEKKLPDLNTDDVEEAMKIIAGSARSMGIEIED